A window of Limanda limanda chromosome 4, fLimLim1.1, whole genome shotgun sequence genomic DNA:
aatgtttttttgcatgCTAAAATTGCACAGTAGTTTTCCCACACGATTATGTGATTATACATTTTGTTATTGCAGTAggtaaaaaaatacaacatgggtgagcatcttttttttcttttacactttACATTACTTGAGCtgtggagaagagaagaagttcCCCTGACGGTTACAGGCAGCTGTTGATCTGCCCTTGCTCCCAAATCTAAAAGAAGAGGCGAGGGGAAGACGGTCATATTTTAAGCGTATTCATCATAATAATTTGAGTACCCCCGAGGATAAATATTTATAGGTAAAAAGGGGAATGCAGTCTTCATTTGAGAATGACTTGAGATTGAATTGGAGGTGACATCGATAAAACTATTCTTTCAACTTAAATatgcaaacaacacaaacttagcttagcacaaagactggggTGATAATTGTAtgataatttgtttttaaacaatataaTCAAGATGAAAgacttcatattttattttcatggcCCAAGACAAACAGTTGTTTTCATTTCGTAAATTGTTAAGATAAGATTCTCTGGACTATGTGGCCGTTTACAGTCTGTGCTGGCCTGACATCTCAACCACtcctttatttaaaatgcacaCTATCATTTGAAATGGGAAATATTATCCTGGCCAAAGCTGTGGCATATGAAGAAAACACactatttatttcagttttgtgtgAACAGAATGCGAGTGAACTTACAAGGAGGTGCTGGAGAGGGTCTGCATCATGCGCTGGGACAGCGAGCTAGAGGAGGGTGTTTTAACCATCATCTGGTGCTCTGGAGTCGTCACTGGTCCCAATATGCTCACTACAGATAAATGAAACACCAATACAGACTATTGTTAATTATTAAGCAAAGAGGTTGTATCCattgataacattttaataGGAATTTAAATCTCAAACTTATGACGTCTTGCCACAACTAGCAATCACGTCATCTTCATCTTGTGTTATTCGAGTGATTTCATCCTGTGTATTTCCAGTGTAGCTGTCCGTGTTTTACCTTGGTGGTCTGGAGTTTCAAACTGGTGATTGCTGTCCATGGCTGTATTATCTGGGAAGGCAAACTGGCTCCAGTAGCTTTCTGGAATACTGAGCAAACGCTCTATCACCTTGAGACAGAACAACATGaattttcataaaaacatgtccaaataacaaaaacattgttctcaaagtaaaaaaacacacacacacacacacacacacacacacacacacacacacacacacacacacacacacacacacacacacacacacacacacacacacacacacacacacacacacacacacacacacacacacacacacacacacacacacacacgttacctTTGGTTGTCTACTTGTGTCATTCAGGATGGTCATGGGGTCTGGGTTGGGAACAGCATGACCCACAAGGGTTGGGCCAAAGACCCTGGCCAGGTTGCGCACATCCATTTTGTTATCCACATACTGTGACACCCTGGGGAAAGAAGTAATTATACATTTCACAACGTCCTTTTCAACTGTGCATGCTGACCTGAATATCAGAAATGTTAGAGGTCACAACAAGGTCTATGCTAGCGTAGAAACAGGATAGAAACAAAAGCctttttgaattgttttaattacttttgCAGGTGAATCATCATGCAGGCCAGAGTGTCTCGGTTGGGTTGAGGCAGCTCACTTATCGTGTGGTACAACATGGCCAGACTGTTGTCATCATCCTGGATTTCTAAAATGACATTAACACCAGTCAGTTAATCTGCCTGTAAATAGCCGTTTCCTCTATCCAAATGAGGTCATTTAATAAATCAAAGTATTTGCTCTTAAGCAATAAAAAGTTTCTGATGTATAAAGACCATTTTAGATAACAGACCACCCACAAGCAATTCAGGTTCAGAAACTCACCTGCTGCTTCCATGAAGGTTTTGTTGAGGTGGCAGGTGAGCAGTGGCTCAGGGAGGTTTCTGAGGAAGTCTTTGAGGACACCTGTAATAATGTTGATGTCTTCTACTTTGTTAAGCCGAGGCAGAGTCTTTCCTCTAATCAGCTTCTCTTTCAGCTCTTTCACCAAGCGCTCGTTGCCAGAGAGTCTATACAGGCCAACCTGGAGTGAGGAAAAGATAAAAGCAATCGTCATTGTCTGGCTGTGAAGGAGATAACCAATTAGAGAAGGGATTATCTATTAGAATTGCTCAAGGGAAAGGATTGCAGCATTAATATGATGGTGACAAGTAAACAGGGACTTTAATTAAGTCAGCCTCACCTCATGTAGGCCTCTGTGTTCAATCTCCTTAATGCAGTAGATAACCAAAGCTGGGATCTTTGGGGATGTGGCTGGAGCAAAGTCAGCCAGGGTGGACTACACACAGAACACATCAGTTTTCATGTAGGTAACATGAAAATAAtagaacattttaatattgaaaCGTATCATAAAGCGATGAGAAAATGTACCTCTGTGTTATAGATGGGAGTGCTAACAGATGTGGGGTTACAGGGCAGGGGACAGCGGTCACGACATTCTGGATGAGTCACAACCCTGCAATCCTGACAGCGAAGGTAAATCTTTCCAAACTTTGTTCTTCTTCCACAGGGCGCACAGAATTCAGACCTGATCACCTGGTGATGGATGGGACACAGTGCATAAAGCGGGTAAGTACATCAATTCAATTTGTATAGccccaaatcataacatacattatctcaaggcactttacattgaaggtcaagacctttacattttttatagagaaactcaacagttcccacaatgagcagcactttggcgactgaggagaggaaaaacTCCTTCATTAACCGGGAGAAACCtctagcagaaccagactctatgtgggcggccatctgcctcaacCGGTTGGTCACACATCAACAAGATGACACAGCTCACCGTTCTGATGTCAGGAGAAATACAACATCACAGCACTAAGTTCTTGCTCTTACTGTTTTAGGGATGAACTGGTGCTTCTTTCCTCCTTTAGATTTCGGGGTTTGGAGTGATGCTGGGAAATCTGACACAGTTGT
This region includes:
- the LOC133000485 gene encoding rac GTPase-activating protein 1-like, producing the protein MESSTVNLYNQFQSLRAQVDGLNEGIEPQFLKMAMNFEDCRKKWLRAGDELVSCQEILAKAETERGALEVKLKHARNQVDVEIRRRQKAETLYEKLERQLQLIRELLISDNGNSVLLSEEQRSALAFLSAHSQASQAAKGNLNSSRRLTKIDESASLLSDISYDQTDDSLDWDSSVMKTVRLQKRQKRRSSRKLAEVPPQALKKRRSTGRTPERMNESIVAKTTITVPGGTVETVSTIETVPYWTRSRKKSAWADTTTTDQSETASEAPSTTVSDFPASLQTPKSKGGKKHQFIPKTVIRSEFCAPCGRRTKFGKIYLRCQDCRVVTHPECRDRCPLPCNPTSVSTPIYNTESTLADFAPATSPKIPALVIYCIKEIEHRGLHEVGLYRLSGNERLVKELKEKLIRGKTLPRLNKVEDINIITGVLKDFLRNLPEPLLTCHLNKTFMEAAEIQDDDNSLAMLYHTISELPQPNRDTLACMMIHLQKVSQYVDNKMDVRNLARVFGPTLVGHAVPNPDPMTILNDTSRQPKVIERLLSIPESYWSQFAFPDNTAMDSNHQFETPDHQVSILGPVTTPEHQMMVKTPSSSSLSQRMMQTLSSTSLFGSKGRSTAACNRQGNFFSSPQLK